One window of the Oceanicaulis sp. genome contains the following:
- a CDS encoding GcrA family cell cycle regulator, which translates to MAWTEERVETLKKLWADGLSASQIAKQLGGVTRNAVIGKVHRLGLSGRAAPSRPARRPAPRPAAPRQPKPAAAKAVPVKPAAPVQREARPAAQLTAPKDAQRLPSGEYATVLTLREGMCKWPIGDPAGAEFRFCGRHSGAGSAYCEAHAELAYQPQNKRKRKPADDARAVLDSLQSARRVNF; encoded by the coding sequence ATGGCGTGGACCGAGGAACGTGTCGAAACCCTGAAAAAGCTGTGGGCTGACGGCCTCAGCGCGAGCCAGATCGCCAAGCAGCTGGGCGGGGTCACCCGCAATGCGGTGATCGGCAAGGTCCACCGGCTCGGCCTGTCGGGCCGCGCCGCGCCTTCGCGCCCGGCCCGCCGCCCTGCGCCGCGCCCCGCCGCGCCGCGCCAGCCCAAACCCGCCGCCGCGAAAGCCGTCCCGGTCAAGCCGGCCGCGCCGGTCCAGCGCGAGGCGCGCCCCGCCGCGCAGCTGACCGCCCCGAAAGACGCCCAGCGGCTGCCCAGCGGCGAATACGCCACGGTGCTGACCTTGCGCGAAGGCATGTGCAAATGGCCGATCGGCGATCCGGCGGGGGCTGAGTTCCGCTTCTGCGGCCGTCATTCCGGCGCCGGCTCGGCGTATTGCGAAGCGCACGCCGAGCTCGCCTACCAGCCGCAGAACAAGCGCAAGCGCAAGCCGGCCGACGATGCGCGCGCCGTGCTCGACAGCCTGCAATCGGCGCGGCGGGTCAATTTCTAG
- the phoB gene encoding phosphate regulon transcriptional regulator PhoB, with product MQPHVLVVEDEDALAELLQYNLKKEGFRVSVAADGEEAMMLVEERQPDVVVLDWMLPKISGIEVCRRLRSRQETRNLPIVMLTARGEEADRIRGLDTGADDYIVKPFLMKELFARIRAVLRRIRPGLAEDRVSVGDIVIDRVAHRVTRLETEVHLGPTEFRLLDYLMQHPGRVFSREQLLDAVWGSDVYVEARTVDVHIGRLRKALNKAGDGDPIRTVRSAGYALNAAG from the coding sequence ATGCAGCCGCACGTCTTGGTCGTCGAGGATGAGGACGCTCTCGCAGAGCTCCTCCAGTACAATCTCAAGAAGGAAGGCTTCCGCGTCTCCGTCGCCGCAGACGGCGAGGAGGCGATGATGCTGGTCGAGGAGCGTCAGCCCGACGTCGTCGTGCTGGACTGGATGCTGCCGAAGATCTCCGGCATCGAGGTCTGCCGCCGCCTGCGCTCGCGCCAGGAGACGCGCAATCTGCCGATCGTCATGCTGACCGCGCGCGGCGAGGAAGCCGACCGCATCCGCGGGCTCGACACCGGGGCGGACGACTACATCGTCAAGCCGTTCCTGATGAAAGAGCTGTTCGCGCGCATCCGCGCTGTGCTGCGCCGGATCCGGCCGGGCCTGGCCGAAGACCGGGTCAGCGTCGGCGACATCGTCATCGACCGCGTGGCCCATCGCGTGACGCGGCTCGAGACCGAGGTGCATCTCGGCCCCACCGAGTTCCGCCTGCTCGACTATCTCATGCAGCATCCCGGCCGGGTGTTCTCGCGCGAGCAGCTGCTCGACGCGGTCTGGGGCTCGGACGTCTATGTCGAGGCGCGCACCGTGGACGTGCATATCGGCCGGCTGCGCAAGGCGCTGAACAAGGCCGGCGACGGCGATCCGATCCGCACCGTGCGCTCGGCCGGCTACGCGCTCAACGCGGCGGGCTAG
- a CDS encoding ABC transporter permease encodes MADQAAPSRPDDLVSDTAPTAPQPRALGAVNWLGLWTLYKKEVRRFLKVSFQTVLAPVATSLLYMMVFSLAIGSRRGEMMGVDFASFLAPGLVMLGVLNNAFANSSSSLIVAKVQGNHVDFLMPPLSPGELAAAFIGGAVTRGAIVALATGLAVAPFVDMSISNLWAVLYFGLSAAAMFSMIGVIAGLWAEKFDHLAVITNFVIMPLAFLSGTFYSVEILPEPFYTISHLNPVFFLIDGFRYGFIGAHDSVLWIGAVTAAVINIALLIASWMLLRSGWRLKD; translated from the coding sequence ATGGCCGACCAAGCCGCCCCGTCCCGTCCCGACGATCTCGTTTCGGACACCGCCCCGACGGCCCCGCAGCCGCGGGCGCTGGGCGCGGTCAACTGGCTGGGGCTCTGGACGCTCTACAAAAAGGAGGTGCGGCGCTTCCTGAAGGTGAGCTTCCAGACCGTGCTCGCCCCGGTCGCGACCAGCCTTCTGTACATGATGGTCTTCTCGCTCGCGATCGGATCGCGGCGCGGGGAGATGATGGGCGTCGATTTCGCAAGCTTCCTCGCGCCGGGCCTGGTGATGCTGGGCGTGCTCAACAATGCCTTTGCGAACTCGTCGAGCTCGCTGATCGTCGCCAAGGTCCAGGGCAATCATGTCGACTTCCTGATGCCGCCGCTCTCGCCGGGCGAGCTCGCCGCGGCCTTCATCGGCGGAGCGGTGACCCGGGGCGCGATCGTGGCGCTCGCCACCGGCCTGGCTGTCGCGCCGTTCGTCGACATGTCGATCTCGAACCTGTGGGCGGTGCTCTATTTCGGGCTGAGCGCGGCGGCGATGTTCTCGATGATCGGGGTGATCGCCGGGCTGTGGGCGGAAAAATTCGACCATCTGGCGGTGATCACGAACTTCGTCATCATGCCGCTCGCCTTCCTGTCGGGCACCTTCTACTCGGTGGAGATCCTGCCCGAGCCCTTCTACACGATCAGCCATCTCAACCCGGTCTTCTTCCTGATCGACGGGTTCCGCTACGGCTTCATCGGCGCGCACGACTCGGTGCTCTGGATCGGGGCGGTGACCGCGGCGGTGATCAATATCGCGCTTCTGATCGCCAGCTGGATGCTGCTGCGCTCAGGCTGGCGCTTGAAGGATTGA
- a CDS encoding aspartate aminotransferase family protein: protein MPAPLMDTYAPPNLDFVRGEGVWLHEKGGDKYLDFISGIAVNGLGHAHPKAVAALKEQAEKLWHTSNMFRVPGQIELAEKYCRDSFADRVFFTNSGAEAMECALKTARHYHYANGRPDRYRIITVTGAFHGRTFGAINAGGNEKYLEGFGPRMEGFDQVPFGDHDALRAAITEETAAICIEPVQGEGGVRAVPDVCLRGLRELCDERGILLIYDEVQCGAGRTGKLWAHEWAETAAPDIMAVAKGVGGGFPMGACLTTDAAGAHMVVGTHGSTFGGNPLAMAVGNVVYDELSKPDFLQHVVDVSNTLRQQLAGLADAHSDKIEEVRGRGLLVGLKLAEGYVNKTLAAAAREHKLLMGAAGDNVARLAPPLIIGEDHVRTAVDALDKALGGLKREKAA from the coding sequence ATGCCCGCACCGCTTATGGACACCTACGCCCCGCCGAACCTCGATTTCGTGCGCGGGGAGGGCGTCTGGCTGCACGAAAAGGGCGGCGACAAGTATCTCGACTTCATCTCCGGCATCGCCGTGAACGGGCTGGGCCACGCCCACCCCAAGGCGGTCGCCGCGCTGAAGGAGCAGGCCGAGAAGCTGTGGCACACCTCCAACATGTTCCGCGTGCCCGGCCAGATCGAGCTGGCCGAGAAATACTGCCGCGACAGCTTCGCCGACCGGGTGTTCTTCACCAATTCCGGGGCCGAGGCGATGGAGTGCGCGCTGAAGACCGCGCGCCATTACCACTACGCCAACGGCCGGCCCGACCGGTATCGCATCATCACCGTGACCGGCGCCTTCCACGGCCGGACTTTCGGAGCGATCAACGCGGGCGGCAACGAGAAGTATCTCGAAGGCTTCGGCCCGCGCATGGAGGGCTTCGACCAGGTCCCGTTCGGCGATCACGACGCGCTGCGCGCGGCGATCACCGAGGAGACCGCGGCGATCTGCATCGAGCCGGTGCAGGGCGAGGGCGGCGTGCGCGCCGTTCCCGACGTCTGCCTGCGCGGCCTGCGCGAGCTGTGCGACGAGCGCGGCATCCTGCTCATCTACGACGAAGTGCAGTGCGGTGCGGGCCGGACCGGCAAGCTCTGGGCGCATGAATGGGCCGAGACCGCCGCGCCCGACATCATGGCCGTGGCCAAGGGCGTGGGCGGTGGCTTCCCGATGGGCGCGTGCCTGACCACCGACGCGGCCGGCGCGCACATGGTCGTGGGCACCCACGGCTCGACCTTCGGCGGCAACCCGCTGGCCATGGCGGTGGGCAATGTCGTCTATGACGAGCTGTCGAAACCCGACTTCCTGCAGCACGTGGTGGATGTCTCCAACACGCTGCGCCAGCAGCTGGCCGGCCTCGCCGACGCCCATTCCGACAAGATCGAGGAAGTGCGCGGCCGCGGCCTTCTGGTCGGGCTGAAGCTGGCTGAGGGCTATGTGAACAAGACGCTGGCCGCCGCCGCGCGTGAGCATAAGCTTCTGATGGGCGCGGCCGGCGACAATGTCGCGCGCCTGGCCCCGCCGCTGATCATCGGCGAGGACCATGTCCGCACCGCCGTCGACGCGCTGGACAAGGCGCTGGGCGGGCTCAAGCGCGAGAAGGCGGCCTGA